Proteins found in one Oreochromis niloticus isolate F11D_XX linkage group LG22, O_niloticus_UMD_NMBU, whole genome shotgun sequence genomic segment:
- the LOC100708802 gene encoding prolyl endopeptidase, protein MAFKYPAARRDDSKVNDYHGTKISDPYAWLEDPDGAETMAFVEEQNKLTMPYLEQCAIRAQFHQRLTEVYNYPKYSCPYKRGKRYFYFHNKGLQNQDVLYMQDSLDAPATVFFDPNKLSEDGTVALKMGRLSEECEYFAYGLSSSGSDWVTVHFMKGDDLSPLPDLLERVKFSCLAWTHDAKGIFYNCYPRQEGKTDGTETTSNMNQKLYYHVIGTKQSEDILVAEFPDHPKWHSAVTISDDGRYAVLSITEGCEPVNQLWYCDLQQLPDGIKGLLPWVKLVDNFDAQYSYVTNEGTVFTFRSNLDAPRYCLINIDIEKPDRQHWTTLIPQHDKDVLGFVSCVNQHHLLVNYVHDVKDILQVYELSTGRLVRDLPLDVGTVAGVSCKKKHSEFFYKFTSFTTPGIIYHCDLSEPNPEPKVFREVEVKGIKHEDIETRQVFYPSKDGTKIPMFLVHAKAIKKDESNPVLLYGYGGFENAIQPYFNVASLLFVKHLGGVLAVANIRGGGEYGLTWHKAGSLANKQNCFDDFQCAAQYLIQEKYTKASLIAINGASNGGLLVAACMIQRPDLFGCVVAEVGVMDMLKFHKFTIGHAWTTDYGCSDDPEQFKWLIKYSPLHNLPNPPYSGPPYPAVLLLTADHDDRVVPLHTLKFCATLQYGVGSSSVQRQPLMVRVDTRSGHGAGKPTAKAILEDTHIFSFIAETLGLSWRE, encoded by the exons ATGGCGTTTAAGTACCCGGCAGCCCGAAGAGACGACAGTAAG GTGAATGACTACCATGGAACTAAAATCAGCGATCCCTATGCATGGCTGGAAGACCCTGATGGGGCAGAAACAATG GCCTTTGTTGAAGAGCAGAACAAACTCACTATGCCGTACCTGGAGCAGTGCGCCATCCGGGCACAGTTCCATCAGCGGCTGACTGAGGTCTATAATTATCCCAAGTACAGTTGCCCTTACAAAAGGGGGAAGAG ATATTTCTACTTTCACAACAAAGGGCTTCAGAACCAGGATGTGCTGTATATGCAGGACTCTCTCGATGCACCTGCAACTGTATTCTTTGATCCGAATAAGCTTTCTGAAGATGGAACTGTGGCACTGAAAA TGGGGCGACTGTCAGAAGAGTGTGAATATTTTGCTTATGGTTTGAGTAGCAGTGGCTCAGACTGGGTAACGGTGCATTTCATGAAGGGCGATGACCTCAGCCCACTGCCTGACCTTCTGGAAAGGGTTAAATTCAGCTGCTTGGCCTGGACTCATGATGCAAAGGGCATCTTTTATAACTGTTACCCACgccaggaaggaaaaactgatg GCACTGAGACCACCAGCAACATGAATCAGAAGCTCTACTACCATGTTATTGGCACCAAACAGTCAGAAGACATTCTGGTAGCAGAGTTCCCTGACCATCCCAAGTGGCACAGTGCAGTGACC ATATCAGATGACGGCAGATATGCCGTTTTGTCGATCACTGAAGGCTGTGAGCCTGTCAACCAGCTGTGGTACTGCGACCTACAGCAGCTCCCCGATGGCATAAAAG GTCTGCTGCCGTGGGTCAAACTTGTGGACAACTTTGATGCTCAGTACTCTTACGTTACCAATGAGGGAACTGTGTTTACTTTCCGCTCCAACTTGGATGCGCCTCGATACTGTCTCATCAACATAGACATCGAGAAACCAGACAGACAGCACTGGACTACCCTCATACCACAGCATGATAAAGATGTCCTGG GCTTTGTGTCTTGTGTGAACCAGCACCACCTGTTGGTCAACTATGTCCATGACGTAAAGGATATCCTGCAAGTATACGAGTTGTCTACAGGCCGGCTTGTCAGAGACCTGCCGCTGGATGTGGGCACTGTGGCCGGAGTGAGCTGCAAGAAGAAACACTCTGAGTTCTTCTACAAGTTTACCTCCTTTACTACACCAG GTATCATTTACCACTGTGACCTGAGCGAGCCAAACCCAGAACCCAAAGTCTTCAGAGAGGTGGAGGTAAAGGGCATCAAACATGAAGACATTGAGACCAGACAG GTATTCTATCCAAGTAAAGATGGAACCAAGATCCCTATGTTCTTAGTACACGCCAAGGCCATTAAGAAAGATGAGAGTAATCCTGTTTTACTTTATGGATATGGAGGCTTTGAGAACGCCATACAACCATACTTTAA TGTTGCCTCTCTGCTGTTTGTGAAACACCTCGGAGGCGTGCTAGCAGTGGCTAACATCAGAGGGGGCGGCGAGTACGGCCTCACCTGGCACAAAG CTGGCAGTTTGGCGAACAAGCAGAACTGCTTTGATGACTTCCAGtgtgcagcacagtacctgatCCAGGAGAAGTACACTAAAGCAAGCCTCATTGCTATCAATGGAGCCTCTAATGGAGGGCTGCTAGTGG CGGCATGCATGATTCAACGTCCAGACCTGTTTGGCTGCGTTGTAGCTGAAGTGGGCGTTATGGATATGCTGAAATTCCACAAATTCACCATCGGCCACGCTTGGACAACTGATTACGGCTGTTCTGACGATCCGGAGCAGTTCAAGTGGCTCATCAA GTATTCTCCCCTCCATAATTTGCCGAACCCACCTTACTCTGGCCCTCCCTACCCCGCTGTCCTGCTTCTGACAGCAGATCATGACGACCGTGTGGTACCTTTGCACACGCTGAAGTTCTGTGCTACCTTGCAGTATGGGGTTGGCAGCAGCTCTGTGCAGCGTCAGCCTCTGATGGTCAGGGTGGACACCCGTAGTGGGCACGGTGCAGGGAAACCTACTGCCAAGGCCATCTTGGAGGACACGCACATCTTTTCCTTTATCGCTGAGACACTAGGCCTTAGCTGGAGGGAGTGA